The genomic stretch CAGAGAACGCCTCGGGTACAACATCGGATAAAGCGCTTCAGGCCAGAAGACCAGTAACACAATTCCGGCCAGAGTCCATCCGAAAGAATTCAAGAAATCGATAAAGTTGAAAACCTTAGATCGCAACTGAAGAAGTTTGAGGGAGTTATAGATTACTATCGCTCCGATGATCAGGAGCGTGGCAATCTCCAAAAACATCAGACTGCCTGAAATCAACCGGCCAACTCCTCCAGCCACACTTCCAAAAACAGGAGCAACCAGAGTGGACCGCTGCAATCGCCACCATTCCCTTGAGTAGACACCATCGAAGCAACTCTGTCCGCGTTGAAATACTCGTAGATTCGCGCTCCGTTTTGCAATAGTCGTCCTTCCAATTCGTTTCGCAGTTCGCCTCCGGGATTGAACCAGTGTCCGATCGGTATCGAGAAACCTCTCTTTGGACGATTGACAAAATCGCGCGGGAAATGTCGCGAAAGGATATGCTTCAGCGCCCGCTTGCTTACCCAGTTTCCGCTTTCATCTTTCGTGAGTTTCATTTCCACAGGCATTTTCGCCGCATACTCCGCAACTTTTAAATCCACCAATGGAGTGCGAACTTCGAGTCCATGCATCATGCTGGCTATATCCATCTTGGTCAGGATATCGTTCGGCAGATAGGTTGCATAATCGAGAATCTGCGCCTGTGTGATGGACGGATGGTGAGAAGAGTCGCGAAAAGAGTCTTCAAAAACTTCAACCGGCAGATCCACCAGATCACGGTACTCCTCTCTCCAAAGCGACCGTCTGGCCTCTAACGGAAAATATTGAATCCATGACTGCCAGCTGGCCAAAGTTCGCCCCGCAGGTTTAGGATCCGGAGGATAACGGGAGGGCAGGATCGCTTGAGCCAGCGGACGCAACGTTCTTTTCCAGAGTACACGTTGTGGAGGTTTGTACGAGAGTGCTTGCTGCCATGCCTGATAGCTATAGTATCCGGCAAAAGCTTCATCGCCACCGTCGCCAGACAAAACCATAGGGACAAATTCACGCGCCATACTACAAACGTAATACGTAGGAACCGCCGAACTATCTCCAAATGGTTCGCCATAATGCTGCGCCAGCTTTGGTAGGATGGATGTTGCGTCTGCTTTGACAATCTCCACCTTATGATCCGTTTGCCAGCGAGCAGCCACCTGCTGAGCGTACGCAATTTCATTGAATGCTGCTTCCTCAAATCCAATTGTGAATGTTTGAACCTGGTGTCCTAATTCTTCCGCCATCATTCCAACAACAGTTGTTGAATCAATTCCGCCTGAAAGTAACGCACCGAACGGAACGTCTGAAACAAGGTGGGCCTTTACCGAATCACGGATCACGTGCTCCAAGCCTTCTGCCCATTCTGCCATCGATAAACCTTCTTGAGGCTCGAATTGAAGGGCCCAGTACTTTTCCGGTTCTTCCAGCCTGCCATCCATGTGTACCAGCAATCGATGTGCCGGCAAAAGTTTGTATACGTCACGAAAGATGCTCAACGGCGCCGGTATGTATTGTAAGAAGAGATACTGATCGAGAGCACGAAGGTCGACTTCAGTAGGACAGTCCGGCAAAACCCGTAATGCTTGAAGCTCAGACGCAAAGATTAGGCGACTGTTCTTCATACTGTAGTAGAGCGGCTTAATCCCAAAATGATCTCTCGCCAAGAAAACGACGCGTTGCCTCCAATCAAAAATGGCAAAGGCAAACATGCCGCGGAAACGCTCCACACAATGTTTTCCCCACTCTTGCCAGCTATGCAGAATCACTTCCGTATCCGATTTCGAGTGAAAGAGGTAACCCTTCGACTGAAGTTCCGCCATGAGTTCGCGGTAGTTGTAAATCTCTCCGTTGAAAGTAATCGCAACCTGCCCATCCTGGGTGAACATGGGTTGCTGTCCGGTTTCCAAATCTATGATAGCCAGCCGGCGGGTTCCGAGAGCTGCGCCGTCGCGAACATAAACACCTTCCCCGTCAGGACCACGGTGCGCAATGGCTCGGGTCATCCGGTCAATGTCGACCCGCAGAGATC from bacterium encodes the following:
- the asnB gene encoding asparagine synthase (glutamine-hydrolyzing) produces the protein MCGIAGIVQWEGDTRSLRVDIDRMTRAIAHRGPDGEGVYVRDGAALGTRRLAIIDLETGQQPMFTQDGQVAITFNGEIYNYRELMAELQSKGYLFHSKSDTEVILHSWQEWGKHCVERFRGMFAFAIFDWRQRVVFLARDHFGIKPLYYSMKNSRLIFASELQALRVLPDCPTEVDLRALDQYLFLQYIPAPLSIFRDVYKLLPAHRLLVHMDGRLEEPEKYWALQFEPQEGLSMAEWAEGLEHVIRDSVKAHLVSDVPFGALLSGGIDSTTVVGMMAEELGHQVQTFTIGFEEAAFNEIAYAQQVAARWQTDHKVEIVKADATSILPKLAQHYGEPFGDSSAVPTYYVCSMAREFVPMVLSGDGGDEAFAGYYSYQAWQQALSYKPPQRVLWKRTLRPLAQAILPSRYPPDPKPAGRTLASWQSWIQYFPLEARRSLWREEYRDLVDLPVEVFEDSFRDSSHHPSITQAQILDYATYLPNDILTKMDIASMMHGLEVRTPLVDLKVAEYAAKMPVEMKLTKDESGNWVSKRALKHILSRHFPRDFVNRPKRGFSIPIGHWFNPGGELRNELEGRLLQNGARIYEYFNADRVASMVSTQGNGGDCSGPLWLLLFLEVWLEELAG